The genomic stretch ATAGAGGATGCCTTCTCGCGTCACCTTGTAATCGATTTGGTAGAGGAGCGAGCGGAGCGAGGTACGGCGAGCAAGCGTCGGCACGATCGTGATGCCCACCCACGCGGCCAGGGCAAGCGCCACCGAAGCCGACAACGCGGCCAGCCAAAGGTGACCCATTTCCGCGGCTGCGCCGGAATAGAGCGCCAGAAGCAAGGCAATCATGAGCGCGGCGATGGCGGTGCCAAAGCGTCGCCACGCCCGGGTGTCAATGCGGGCCAGCCAGTAGCCGATTGCCTCGCGCATGGAATGCCGCTCCCACTACGTGCCGCTAGGAATCTTATCACGCCGCCCAGTGGGAAGAGCAATCAGAGAGGAACTTCGGTGCTCTCGATGATGTCCTGAAGAATCGCTTCCGCCTGCTCGGTGCGCTTCAGCGTGGAAACATATTTGGTGGAGACAACGACCCGATGAGCAAAGACCGGGAGGATGAGCCGCTTGATGTCGTCCGGCAGGCAGTAGGCGCGACCTTCGACAAACGCCAGGGCCTGCGCGCCACGATAGAGCATCATCGCGCCGCGCGGGCTCACGCCCAGGCTCAGGTGCTCATTGGCGCGACTGCGCTCGACCATCTTCATGACATAGTTCATCAGCGCTTCGTCCACGCGCACGCGACGAACCTCGTTCTGAAGGGCGACGACGCCACTGGCCTCCAGGATGGGCTTCAGGTTGCCGAGCGGATCACCCCCGGTGTGGTTGCGGATCACCTCTTTTTCGCTTTCGGCGCTGGGATAGCCGATGCGGATGCGCATCAGGAAGCGGTCGAGTTGCGATTCGGGCAAGGGATAGGTTCCGTGGTGCTCGATGGGATTCTGTGTGGCCAGCACCATGAAGGGCTGGGGCAGGCGATAGGTTTGATTGTCCACGGTGACCTGATGCTCATTCATCGCTTCCAGCAAAGCTGATTGTGTCTTCGGGGTGGTGCGGTTGATTTCATCGGCCAGCACGACGTTGGCGAAGATCGGTCCCCGCTTGAACTCAAACGCCTGGTCGCGAGGGTTATAGACCGAGATGCCGATGACATCGCTTGGCAAAAGGTCGGAGGTGAACTGGATGCGGTGGAAGGCGCAGTTGAACGAGCGGGCGAGCGACTGCGCCAGAGTCGTCTTGCCCACCCCGGGAACGTCTTCAATCAGAAGATGGCCGCGCGCGAGCAGGCAAACGAATGCCAGTTTGATAACGTCATCCTTGCCCTTGATGACGGTGCCGACGGCTCGTTGGAGCTCGGCAATCTGCTGATGAACCTCAGTAGCCAAGCGGCTTGAATCCCAGCATCAAAAATGCTACAAGCTTTAACCAGTGGGCGATTAGCTCAGTTGGTTGGAGCGCTCCCCTCACACGGGAGAGGTCGTAGGTTCGAGTCCTACATCGCCCACCATTTTTGTTCCGGTAGCATTGTAGCCGAAAATCCCAGCGGGCAAAAGTTGAAGGTTCCGAGGCGGCAATGATCTTCTTTCTGGGATTTTTGCAAACACTGAGCCTGACGCTCTGGCTGGGGGCGATCGTTTTCTTCAGCTTCCTTGTGGCACCGGCAGCATTCTCAGCGCTACCCAGCCGCCACCTAGCCGGGACGCTCGTGTCGCTGGTTCTGACGCGCCTCCACCAAATGGGCATGGTTGCGGGCCTGTTGTATCTGGCCAGCGGGGTTGTATTGTCCGCCGTCGCGCCCCTCGCCCCGCGGGTGCTCTCCCCTCGTCACCTGCTCGTGGTTTTGATGTTGGTGTTGACCATGGCCTCACAGTGGTTTGTCTCGCCGCGCCTGGTTGCGCTCCGTGGGGAAATGGTGAGTATCGACGCAACGCCGGCCGACAGTCCTCTTCGAGTGGAGTTCAACCGCTTGCACAGGTGGTCTGTCTGGTTGGAAGCGGGCACGCTTCTGCTCGGACTGGCCGCGCTCTTTGCCCACCTCAAAAAGCCCTAGTGCCGTTCCAACCTAGTGAGCGTATGTATTAGGCCTGATTTACGGAGCGGCCGTCCTCGCCGCCGTCCAGGCTCGCTCCCTTCAGGGTGAACCTTCAGGGTGAACCCTCGCCCGCCAGCCCGAATCGGGCGAGCAGAAAACGTTTCAAGCTGTATTACCAGCGCCGGGCTTCGGGCCCGGCATACCGCACGGCGGGATTGGGATAAATCCTCACACTCCTACTAGCCATCCGCGCAAGACTGGAACTGGCAGGAGCGTCCTCAGTGACCAAAGTCCGCAAAAATCCTTGCATTCCCTGAGGGAATCTCCCAGAGTGTTCTAAGGGCGGATCAGCGTGGTGGGCACACTTGACAAAACGTCCATCCGGCGGGGGCCGCATGGCCAGTCATCGCTTCACTGCTGGGTTCTGAAAACATCCAACATGGGCACCGGACCTCCACTGGTGACCACGGTGGGCATGACGCCGTTCCATTTCTGCACGGCGGCGCTCTGCACCTCGATTCGCCGCAAACTCAGCAGCATCGGTGTCACCTGGGCTTTTTGGAG from Candidatus Acidiferrales bacterium encodes the following:
- a CDS encoding MoxR family ATPase; amino-acid sequence: MATEVHQQIAELQRAVGTVIKGKDDVIKLAFVCLLARGHLLIEDVPGVGKTTLAQSLARSFNCAFHRIQFTSDLLPSDVIGISVYNPRDQAFEFKRGPIFANVVLADEINRTTPKTQSALLEAMNEHQVTVDNQTYRLPQPFMVLATQNPIEHHGTYPLPESQLDRFLMRIRIGYPSAESEKEVIRNHTGGDPLGNLKPILEASGVVALQNEVRRVRVDEALMNYVMKMVERSRANEHLSLGVSPRGAMMLYRGAQALAFVEGRAYCLPDDIKRLILPVFAHRVVVSTKYVSTLKRTEQAEAILQDIIESTEVPL
- a CDS encoding DUF4149 domain-containing protein, with product MIFFLGFLQTLSLTLWLGAIVFFSFLVAPAAFSALPSRHLAGTLVSLVLTRLHQMGMVAGLLYLASGVVLSAVAPLAPRVLSPRHLLVVLMLVLTMASQWFVSPRLVALRGEMVSIDATPADSPLRVEFNRLHRWSVWLEAGTLLLGLAALFAHLKKP